In Brachypodium distachyon strain Bd21 chromosome 2, Brachypodium_distachyon_v3.0, whole genome shotgun sequence, one genomic interval encodes:
- the LOC100840603 gene encoding putative F-box/kelch-repeat protein At1g15680, translating into MMDGELGEDLLTEVLVRLPHKSLARFQCVSTTWRALISGDYLRRRLPLITSGVLFHDGPPRPGKQAYTYACASPSSSAQDGVEDRGGSGVEEADMGFFPCHATSSIIDGCNGLLLYYAAPAAFHVVNPTTRRWAALPAPRQRTLLSVLAFDPCASPHYKVVCFARWLPRGACVEVFDSESGAWRERELDFGIDTDAMSATMHCSGAAIHVLAYSGHVVRIDLAGTGMACAVTALPAPVSYRARAGHCRGRLRYASSDGARLSLWELRDAEGSQSQWALKHELGVRDLVSCDASGTCQSNKTFLFMAFHPEKEVVYLWTPGKLVAFDLEQRRVVGESVFGSDREGAQLIQIWLFPFSRHLASCLA; encoded by the coding sequence ATGATGGATGGTGAACTGGGCGAGGACTTGCTCACGGAGGTCCTCGTGAGGCTGCCGCACAAGTCACTGGCGCGGTTCCAGTGCGTGTCCACGACATGGCGGGCACTCATCTCCGGCGACTACCTCCGCCGGAGGCTGCCTCTGATCACCTCCGGCGTGCTGTTCCACGACGGCCCACCACGGCCCGGGAAGCAGGCCTACACGTACGCCTGCGCCtcaccgtcgtcgtcggcccAAGACGGCGTCGAGgaccgcggcggcagcggcgtggaAGAGGCCGACATGGGCTTCTTCCCGTGCCACGCGACGTCCAGCATCATCGACGGCTGCAACGGCCTGCTGCTCTACtacgcggcgccggcggcgttcCACGTCGTGAACCCGACGACGCGTCGTTGGGCGGCGCTCCCGGCACCCCGCCAGAGGACGCTGCTCTCCGTGCTGGCCTTCGACCCCTGCGCCTCCCCGCACTACAAGGTGGTCTGCTTCGCGCGCTGGCTGCCACGCGGCGCGTGCGTCGAGGTGTTCGACTCCGAGTCCGGCGCGTGGCGGGAGCGCGAGCTCGACTTCGGCATCGACACGGACGCCATGTCGGCCACCATGCActgctccggcgccgccatccACGTGCTGGCCTACTCGGGCCACGTGGTGCGCATCGAcctcgccggcaccggcatGGCGTGCGCGGTGACCGCGCTCCCGGCGCCCGTCAGCTACCGGGCGCGCGCGGGACActgccgcggccgcctccggTACGCGTCCAGCGACGGCGCGCGCCTCAGCCTGTGGGAGCTCAGGGACGCGGAGGGATCCCAGTCCCAGTGGGCGCTGAAGCACGAGCTGGGCGTCAGGGACCTCGTCTCCTGCGACGCGAGCGGCACGTGCCAGAGCAATAAGACGTTCCTGTTCATGGCGTTCCACCCGGAGAAGGAGGTGGTGTACCTGTGGACGCCGGGGAAGCTCGTAGCGTTCGACCTGGAGCAGAGGCGCGTCGTGGGGGAGTCGGTGTTCGGGTCCGACAGGGAAGGCGCGCAGCTCATACAGATTTGGTTGTTCCCCTTCTCGCGTCATCTGGCCAGCTGCTTGGCCTGA